The Erigeron canadensis isolate Cc75 chromosome 4, C_canadensis_v1, whole genome shotgun sequence genome window below encodes:
- the LOC122595814 gene encoding 9-cis-epoxycarotenoid dioxygenase NCED1, chloroplastic-like — protein MTSTSTSFSSIWASPKSTLPSSSHKFSPSFTNFPSKKVAKINSALVTLPKKSKSQSHFELPLSKTPDSWNLLQKLSAMALDAVENGLIQHEKKHPLPKTADPNIQISGNFSPVPEQPVQSNLPVIGKIPDYINGVYLRNGANPLFEPTSGHHLFDGDGMVYSVKFDNGSASYACRFTETQRLVQERALGKPVFPKAIGELHGHSGIAKLLLFYARGLCGLVDHSQGIGVANAGLVYFNNRLLAMSEDDLPYQVKVMSNGDLKTVGRYNFDDQLKSTMIAHPKLDPVSGELFALSYDVIKKPYLKYFRFSADGKKSKDVSIDLGKPTMVHDFAITENFVVVPDHQVVFKMSEMITGGSPVVYDKKKVSRFGVLDKYAENDSGIKWVEVPDCFCFHLWNAWEEPEHDEVVVIGSCMTPADSIFNESHEELKSVLSEIRLNLKTGKSTRRAIISPESDVNLEAGMVNKHLLGRKSQYAYLAIAEPWPKVSGFAKVDLSTGETKKFIYGDQKYGGEPLFLSRGPNSEREDDGHILTFVHDEKTWKSELQIVNAITLELEATVKLPSRVPYGFHGTFVSAKDLATQA, from the coding sequence ATGACATCAACTTCAACTTCTTTTAGTAGCATTTGGGCTAGTCCAAAATCTACATTACCATCCTCATCTCATAAATTCTCACCATCTTTCACAAATTTCCCTagtaaaaaagttgcaaaaatcAATAGTGCACTTGTTACTttaccaaaaaaatcaaaatctcaaTCTCATTTCGAGTTACCATTGTCAAAAACACCAGACTCATGGAACTTGTTACAAAAACTATCCGCTATGGCTCTAGACGCCGTCGAAAACGGGCTAATTCAACACGAAAAAAAACACCCATTACCCAAAACAGCTGATCCGAATATCCAAATATCCGGGAACTTTTCTCCTGTACCGGAACAACCGGTTCAAAGTAACTTACCGGTTATAGGCAAAATCCCGGATTATATAAACGGAGTCTACTTACGAAATGGGGCTAACCCGTTATTCGAACCAACTTCGGGCCATCATttatttgatggtgatggtATGGTTTACTCTGTAAAATTCGATAACGGGTCAGCGAGTTACGCTTGCCGGTTTACCGAAACACAAAGACTTGTTCAAGAACGTGCACTTGGTAAACCGGTTTTCCCGAAAGCAATCGGGGAGCTCCATGGGCATTCGGGTATAGCGAAATTGTTATTGTTTTATGCACGTGGGTTATGTGGGCTTGTTGACCATAGTCAAGGCATTGGGGTGGCGAATGCGGGTTTGGTTTATTTTAATAACCGGCTTTTGGCTATGTCGGAAGACGATTTGCCGTACCAGGTTAAGGTTATGTCTAATGGGGATTTGAAAACGGTCGGAAGGTATAATTTTGATGACCAGTTGAAGTCAACTATGATTGCACACCCGAAACTTGACCCGGTTTCAGGGGAGTTGTTTGCACTTAGTTATGATGTCATTAAAAAGCCGTACTTGAAGTATTTTCGGTTTTCGGCTGATGGGAAGAAGTCGAAAGATGTTTCAATTGATTTGGGGAAACCTACAATGGTACATGATTTCGCAATCACCGAGAATTTCGTGGTGGTCCCGGATCACCAGGTGGTTTTTAAGATGTCGGAGATGATCACCGGTGGGTCTCCGGTcgtttatgataaaaaaaaggtGTCAAGGTTTGGTGTACTTGATAAGTATGCCGAAAATGATTCGGGGATTAAATGGGTTGAAGTGCCGGATTGTTTTTGTTTCCATCTTTGGAATGCATGGGAAGAACCCGAACACGACGAGGTTGTCGTGATCGGGTCCTGTATGACTCCTGCTGACTCGATATTTAATGAGAGTCACGAGGAGTTAAAAAGTGTTTTGTCTGaaattagattaaatttaaaaaccgGAAAATCGACTCGTCGAGCGATAATTTCGCCCGAAAGCGACGTTAACCTCGAAGCCGGGATGGTAAATAAACACCTTCTAGGGCGAAAATCGCAATATGCTTACTTGGCAATAGCCGAGCCATGGCCTAAGGTTTCGGGTTTTGCTAAAGTGGACCTCTCGACGGGCGAAACAAAGAAATTCATCTATGGGGACCAAAAATACGGGGGTGAACCTTTGTTTCTCTCCCGAGGCCCAAACTCTGAAAGAGAAGACGACGGACacatcttgacatttgtacaCGACGAAAAGACATGGAAATCGGAACTCCAAATCGTTAACGCCATCACATTAGAATTAGAGGCAACAGTGAAGCTACCCTCAAGAGTTCCATATGGTTTCCATGGGACATTTGTAAGTGCCAAAGATTTGGCTACACAAGCTTGA